The genomic region GGGAAATCTCAGCTTCGGACGACAGACTGGAAACATCATCCCAGGGAAGAAAAACGGATCCCGGGTCCGACATGGGGCAAAGAGGAGGGACCAACTGACGTAATGCAGCCCTGAAAAGCAACGAAGAGTATAACAGGTAGAAGGCACTTACACAGCCCGGTGGGGAAGAGTGACGGACGATACAATGATGAAGGAAGcagaaataacaaataaatatagcAGTAAAGCTGTAAGGAGAAATGGGAAATTAGGGAAAGCGTAGTGTGGAAGGGTGGCACAAAAGAGCTACGGCGGGAGCCGAGAAACGAAATGGAAAAGGCTGCATGGAGAAGACGTAGGAGAAGGCGCAAGCTACCCTGTAGAATTCAGTTCCTAGAAAAGTCCAACTCAGCCCTTCCCCGAGTCACAGTACCTTTAGCTTATGAAGCTCCACCGTCTCGGTCGCCATCTTGTTACCCCTCACTCCACTAGGCCCCCACCCGCGGCCTCCGCCTCCGGGAGCTCCCGCCTTAGCCGTAGAGATGCAAGGCTGACCAATCGTTGTCACTCTTGCTCCCACGCCATACCATCAGCTCTTCGCATTGGTCAATAGCTGTCGTCGCTCTCACTTCTCTCGGCAGCTTTCCCCACCTCTTTCAAAAGGTGGAACAGGGAGAGGGGCGGGCACTGTATCTGGCGAACGACAGAAATGGCAACCAACGGTGCGTCTGCATTACAACCACCAACCAATGGGTGGTGGCAGCGCTGATTCTGTTCCTCCAATAGGAAAGGGGCAGAAGGGGAGGCGTTACTTCCTGGAGACTTCAGGTGTGGTAGCCGGCGCCGCGCCCATAGCCGGACGGGGTTCTGAGCTGGCAGGTAGGGGCTGCAAAGACTGTAAGGGTTGCTGAGGAAAAATGGTGGGAGGCGGAAGGGGCGCCGAGGAAGCGGGGACCTAAATACTGAGAGGGGAGCGCTGAAGGGAGCCCTGAAAAAATCGATGAACATGAGGAGGAAGCTGGGAGGGGCATGAGGCGGGCTTAAGGAACTGGCGGTGGGGCTGGGGCGGGCAAGAGCTGCTTCCTAACCAGACATCGTCAGCTTTAGAGCTACCACAATTTTAAAGATCCGAGTTCAGATAATCACTGCCGCCCCTGGAGTCAGAGCCAAGGCTCCAGCTCTCGAGGCGTTGAGCTCAGGTCCCTTCCTAACCCAGTCCGGAAGCCGTGGGCAAGTTGTTGTCGTGCCCCACGCTTGAGAGAATGGGGATGCAGACTGTTTACATGCCACGGAGGTGAGAGAGGGTGGACAAGCCCCAGAGAACAAAGTGGGGACCAGAGTGAGCTTTACTCTGTCATCCCTTCTTAGTGGTTCTTTGATGATTCCGACTTTCTCCTGGAATTCTGGGTGTACGTGATCTCTTCATGGTTATTAACTTCTTCAGGAAAGTCAGATACTCCTATTTCCCTTGCTCCCTGAAGTGAGTGCCCCAAGCCTACACATACACCTTCCTGTTACAGTTGAAGtgtaaagatcagagcaaaaatgACTATGTCTCTAAAATGTAGTGAGGACTCTTCTTGTCTTTTAAAGTTTTCCCCAAGgcttcagtttttattttctgcGTGATGGGTAAGTTCTTCATTCCCAATAGAGTTCAGGGGATTGGGGCTATCTGGGAGACAACTGGGAGATAGCTCAAAGAGCGGTTGAGAAAAAACTGAGTTGGACTCCTGCCTGATCCCCCATTATGGCTAGGATGAATGTGGGGGTGGCACACAGCGAAGTAAACCCCAACACTCGAGTGATGAATAGCCGAGGCATCTGGCTGGCCTACATCATCTTGGTAGGATTGCTGCATGTGGTTCTACTCAGCATCCCCTTCTTCAGCATTCCTGTTGTCTGGACCCTGACCAACGTCATCCATAACCTGGTGAGCACTAAACCACGCCCCTGTACCCACCCCAGGGTTTCCCaaccaaaagcaaaataaaatcacCAATTGTTTGGGGATTTATGTGTTCCTTTTGGGATCTTAACATAATTCTTTGACTGAAGAACTACTTTCTGCCCCTCACACTGCCACCTTCCCTGTTCCCAGGCTATGTATGTCTTTCTTCATACGGTGAAAGGGACACCCTTTGAGACTCCTGACCAAGGAAAGGCCCGGCTACTGACACACTGGGAGCAAATGGACTATGGGCTCCAGTTTACCTCTTCCCGCAAGTTCCTCAGCATCTCTCCTATTGTGCTGTGAGTCTATGGGGGAAATGAGATATGCTGGGTTAGAAAGAGCTCCAAGAGCCAGGTAGAAAGGCCCATAGGGAAGCTGTTAAAAAGTAGACTGTCCATCTAAAACCCTTTGAAGATATTATGGTATACTAGTTC from Pongo pygmaeus isolate AG05252 chromosome 10, NHGRI_mPonPyg2-v2.0_pri, whole genome shotgun sequence harbors:
- the ORMDL2 gene encoding ORM1-like protein 2 isoform X1; its protein translation is MGMQTVYMPRRMNVGVAHSEVNPNTRVMNSRGIWLAYIILVGLLHVVLLSIPFFSIPVVWTLTNVIHNLAMYVFLHTVKGTPFETPDQGKARLLTHWEQMDYGLQFTSSRKFLSISPIVLYLLASFYTKYDAAHFLINTASLLSVLLPKLPQFHGVRVFGINKY
- the ORMDL2 gene encoding ORM1-like protein 2 isoform X2, with protein sequence MNVGVAHSEVNPNTRVMNSRGIWLAYIILVGLLHVVLLSIPFFSIPVVWTLTNVIHNLAMYVFLHTVKGTPFETPDQGKARLLTHWEQMDYGLQFTSSRKFLSISPIVLYLLASFYTKYDAAHFLINTASLLSVLLPKLPQFHGVRVFGINKY